In the genome of Bacteroidota bacterium, one region contains:
- a CDS encoding retroviral-like aspartic protease family protein codes for MKHQIPLNIISIEDEGFHLFVEGTLNGFPLLLLVDTGASRSVFDKQKISEKFPGGLPELIENEKLSTGLGTTTMQSQSVILDSFSIGSLKISDYQAVVMEMSHVNESYAHLDLPGIDGVIGSDILMNYRAVINYKKKILVLRDNRD; via the coding sequence ATGAAACACCAAATCCCCCTAAATATCATCTCCATCGAAGACGAAGGATTTCATCTTTTTGTAGAGGGTACTCTTAATGGTTTTCCGTTATTGTTACTGGTTGATACGGGGGCTTCAAGGTCGGTTTTTGATAAGCAAAAGATCTCGGAGAAATTTCCCGGTGGCTTACCCGAACTGATTGAAAACGAAAAGCTTAGTACCGGTCTGGGGACAACTACCATGCAAAGCCAGTCGGTAATCCTTGATTCGTTTAGTATAGGGAGTTTAAAAATATCAGATTACCAGGCTGTTGTGATGGAAATGTCGCATGTGAACGAGTCTTATGCTCATCTTGACCTTCCGGGAATTGATGGCGTAATTGGCAGTGATATCCTGATGAACTACCGGGCAGTCATAAACTATAAAAAGAAAATTCTCGTACTTCGTGATAATAGGGATTAA
- a CDS encoding TIGR00730 family Rossman fold protein: MKTREEDKIRSAFEAKTWNEIKTYDSWQIFKIMSEFVEGFEKLSKIGPCVSVFGSARTKPTDKHYKLAEEIAYLITKKGFGVISGGGPGIMEAANKGAHFAGGKSVGLNINLPFEQEANKFIDPDKLIDFDYFFVRKVMFMKYAQGYIVLPGGFGTLDEMFEAVTLIQTAKLVHFPIILVDSEYWRGLIDWIKERLMKEEKISPEDIDIIRLVDTAEEAVHIVEEFYNKYALKPNF, translated from the coding sequence ATGAAAACCCGGGAAGAAGATAAAATTCGAAGCGCATTCGAAGCAAAAACCTGGAATGAGATAAAGACCTATGACTCCTGGCAGATATTTAAGATCATGTCTGAGTTCGTGGAGGGATTTGAAAAATTATCCAAAATCGGTCCCTGTGTCTCGGTCTTCGGTTCAGCCAGGACTAAACCCACGGATAAGCATTACAAGCTTGCGGAAGAAATTGCATATCTTATTACAAAAAAAGGATTTGGGGTAATCTCAGGTGGAGGACCGGGGATCATGGAAGCTGCCAATAAAGGTGCTCATTTTGCCGGAGGCAAGTCGGTTGGTCTTAACATTAACCTGCCTTTTGAACAGGAAGCCAATAAATTTATCGATCCTGATAAATTAATAGATTTCGATTATTTCTTTGTCAGAAAGGTTATGTTCATGAAATATGCCCAGGGATATATTGTTTTACCAGGTGGTTTCGGAACCCTTGATGAAATGTTTGAAGCCGTAACCCTCATTCAGACAGCAAAACTGGTTCATTTCCCTATAATACTAGTCGATTCGGAATACTGGAGAGGACTCATCGACTGGATAAAAGAAAGACTGATGAAGGAAGAAAAGATCAGCCCTGAAGATATTGACATTATACGCCTTGTAGATACCGCAGAAGAAGCCGTTCACATTGTCGAAGAGTTCTATAACAAGTATGCACTGAAACCAAACTTCTAA
- the uvrA gene encoding excinuclease ABC subunit UvrA, translated as MKTELLEGLVQNKFLEVEGARVHNLKNVDLRLPRYQLVVFTGLSGSGKSSLAFDTIYAEGQRRYMETLSSYARQFIGDLERPDVDRISGLSPVVSIEQKSVSKNPRSTVGTITEVYDFLRLLYARVGEAYSYVTGEKMVRYSESRIIELIAEQFTGQRVMVLAPLVKGRKGHYRELFENVRRQGFTKVRIDGEIRDISLNMQLDRYKTHDIELVTDRIVAGKDESRRNRIARAVDTALKHGKNSLMVMDEDSGTLRYYSRLLMCPTSGIAYNEPEPNTFSFNSPYGACHKCNGLGEISEVDMQKIIPNPSRSIRKGGFAPIGEHKNTWIFQQLEAIGLKYDFDLDTPIEDISEDAISTILYGSEESFIVQKEFLGVKHSYTLDFDGIISFISNQYEEASSPGIRKWASGFMNKKVCPECNGARLQKESLFFKIEGENISELANLDILELKQWMEALPEKLDERRLRIAREIIREILNRLRFLLDVGLDYLSLNRSARSLSGGESQRIRLATQIGSQLVDVLYILDEPSIGLHQRDNARLIQSLKDLRDLGNSVIVVEHDRDMIEAADHVVDIGPGAGRHGGQIVGQGSPAEMRDCHTITCDYLSGRKEIPIPAERRPGNGNKLSLYGASGNNLKSVDLHLPLGTFICVTGVSGSGKSTLINETLYPILSNRFYRSSQKPLPYKSVEGLSHLDKVIEIDQSPIGRTPRSNPVTYTKAFDEIRKLFQQLPESKVRGYKPGRFSFNVKGGRCETCKGAGVRVIEMNFLPDVYVMCETCQGKRYNRETLEVRYKGKSINDVLNMTVNQAVEFFENIPSILQKIKTLQEVGLGYITLGQQSTTLSGGEAQRIKLSAELSKRDTGKTLYILDEPTTGLHFEDVKVLLDVLNRLVNKGNTVLVIEHNLDVIKFADHIIDLGPEGGERGGHIICQGTPEGILNVTESHTALYLKNVLHH; from the coding sequence ATGAAAACAGAGCTGCTTGAAGGTTTGGTACAGAACAAATTTCTTGAGGTTGAAGGTGCACGGGTGCATAACCTGAAAAATGTTGATTTGCGCTTACCTCGTTATCAACTTGTTGTTTTTACCGGACTAAGCGGCAGCGGTAAGTCTTCCCTGGCTTTCGACACGATCTATGCTGAAGGTCAGCGGCGCTATATGGAAACGTTGTCATCCTATGCCCGGCAGTTCATTGGCGACCTGGAAAGACCCGATGTTGACAGGATCAGCGGTTTAAGTCCCGTGGTTTCCATCGAACAAAAATCGGTCAGCAAAAATCCCCGTTCTACAGTTGGTACAATTACCGAGGTATATGATTTCCTTCGTTTGCTCTATGCACGTGTCGGTGAAGCATATTCTTACGTTACCGGCGAAAAAATGGTGAGGTATTCCGAATCCAGGATCATCGAGCTTATTGCCGAACAGTTCACCGGCCAACGTGTAATGGTTCTCGCCCCGCTCGTTAAAGGGAGGAAAGGCCATTACCGGGAGCTTTTTGAGAATGTTCGCCGGCAGGGATTCACGAAAGTCAGGATCGATGGAGAGATCAGGGATATTTCACTCAACATGCAGCTTGACCGTTACAAGACTCACGATATAGAACTGGTGACCGACAGAATCGTTGCAGGCAAAGATGAATCCAGGCGCAATCGCATCGCCAGGGCCGTGGATACTGCATTAAAACATGGTAAAAACAGCCTCATGGTAATGGATGAGGACAGTGGCACCCTTCGTTACTATAGCCGCCTTCTTATGTGCCCGACATCGGGAATTGCCTATAATGAGCCTGAACCCAATACTTTCTCTTTCAATTCCCCCTACGGCGCCTGCCACAAATGCAATGGCCTCGGCGAAATTTCCGAAGTGGATATGCAGAAGATCATCCCCAACCCTTCCAGGAGCATTCGTAAGGGCGGATTTGCCCCGATCGGTGAACATAAAAATACCTGGATATTTCAGCAACTGGAAGCCATCGGGTTGAAATACGACTTTGACCTGGATACCCCCATTGAAGATATTTCGGAGGATGCCATCAGCACAATTTTATACGGGTCGGAAGAGAGTTTTATAGTTCAAAAAGAGTTCCTTGGTGTTAAGCATAGTTATACGCTTGATTTTGATGGCATTATAAGTTTTATCTCCAACCAGTATGAAGAAGCTTCTTCGCCGGGTATACGCAAATGGGCTTCAGGTTTCATGAATAAAAAAGTTTGCCCGGAATGCAATGGGGCTCGCCTGCAGAAGGAGTCATTATTTTTTAAAATTGAGGGGGAAAATATATCTGAACTGGCCAATCTCGACATCCTGGAGTTGAAACAATGGATGGAGGCATTACCGGAAAAGCTGGATGAAAGAAGACTGAGAATCGCTCGCGAGATTATACGGGAGATTTTGAACAGGCTTCGCTTCCTGCTTGACGTAGGGCTTGATTATCTGAGCCTTAACCGTTCGGCAAGGAGCCTTAGCGGGGGGGAATCACAGCGCATCCGGCTTGCTACACAGATTGGGTCGCAATTGGTGGATGTGCTTTATATTCTTGATGAACCGAGCATAGGACTTCACCAAAGGGATAATGCCCGCCTGATCCAGTCGTTGAAAGACCTTCGCGATTTGGGTAACTCGGTGATCGTGGTTGAGCACGACAGGGATATGATTGAAGCAGCCGATCATGTTGTGGATATCGGTCCTGGGGCAGGAAGACACGGGGGACAGATTGTCGGCCAGGGTTCTCCGGCAGAAATGAGAGATTGTCATACCATTACTTGCGATTATCTTTCCGGAAGAAAGGAAATCCCAATACCGGCGGAAAGAAGACCGGGAAACGGTAATAAACTTAGCTTGTATGGAGCTTCAGGAAACAACCTCAAATCGGTTGATCTTCATCTGCCGCTGGGAACTTTTATTTGCGTAACCGGGGTTTCCGGAAGCGGAAAATCCACACTGATCAACGAAACTCTTTATCCTATCCTGAGCAACAGGTTTTACCGGTCATCACAAAAACCTCTTCCTTATAAATCCGTTGAGGGTTTGTCTCATCTTGATAAAGTGATTGAGATAGATCAGTCACCCATAGGCCGCACACCCAGGTCTAACCCGGTTACGTATACCAAAGCGTTTGATGAGATACGCAAATTGTTTCAGCAGTTGCCTGAATCAAAGGTAAGGGGATATAAACCCGGACGATTCTCTTTCAATGTCAAGGGCGGGCGATGTGAAACCTGCAAAGGGGCAGGAGTAAGGGTTATTGAAATGAATTTTCTGCCGGATGTTTACGTGATGTGTGAAACGTGCCAGGGAAAACGTTATAACCGCGAAACACTGGAAGTCAGGTACAAAGGGAAGTCCATCAATGATGTGTTGAATATGACCGTGAACCAGGCAGTTGAGTTCTTTGAGAACATACCTTCCATCCTGCAAAAAATAAAAACATTACAGGAAGTGGGATTGGGCTACATAACGCTTGGCCAGCAAAGTACAACCCTCTCGGGAGGAGAAGCCCAACGCATCAAGCTTTCTGCAGAACTGTCGAAGCGTGATACAGGGAAAACCCTGTACATCCTGGATGAACCTACTACAGGATTGCATTTCGAGGATGTGAAGGTTTTACTGGATGTGTTGAACCGCTTGGTTAACAAGGGCAATACCGTGCTCGTTATCGAGCATAACCTCGATGTGATCAAGTTTGCTGATCATATTATCGATCTCGGTCCGGAAGGAGGAGAACGTGGTGGCCACATCATCTGCCAGGGTACTCCCGAAGGCATCCTGAATGTGACGGAAAGCCATACAGCATTGTATTTGAAAAATGTATTACATCATTAA
- a CDS encoding lytic transglycosylase domain-containing protein, with the protein MKRNFVFLLIFIAFLAILIIFLNCSHNTSLSGVEYKNGMDGHYRVSPARIPDKAFFAGEKVPLDMYYVKESLDRELMVNMYWHTSTILLLKKANRWFPVITPILEKNNIPDDFKYLALIESGLSQVVSPSGAAGFWQFLPGTAKDYGLEVNDEVDERYHVIKSTEAACQYLSKGYEIFGNWTLVAASYNAGKRRIAEELRTQKVDNYYDLYLNEETSRYVFRIIAIKTIFNMPEEYGFFLEEKDLYQPIPTKKVLVEGEIEDLRIFAADNNVTYRTLKELNPWLRKPFLNNKGKSTYIISLPADGFIPRSRIPGVRPDFFEPDTAYPFGPVKN; encoded by the coding sequence ATGAAAAGAAATTTTGTCTTTCTGCTGATTTTTATTGCTTTTCTGGCAATTCTGATTATTTTCCTGAATTGCTCACACAATACAAGCCTTTCAGGAGTGGAATACAAGAATGGCATGGATGGCCATTACAGGGTGTCTCCGGCCAGGATTCCTGATAAGGCGTTTTTCGCCGGAGAAAAGGTACCGCTGGATATGTATTATGTTAAAGAAAGCCTCGACAGGGAGCTGATGGTGAACATGTACTGGCACACTTCCACCATTCTCTTGCTGAAAAAAGCCAATCGTTGGTTCCCGGTGATTACTCCCATCCTGGAAAAAAATAATATCCCTGATGATTTTAAATACCTTGCATTAATTGAAAGTGGTTTGTCGCAGGTTGTTTCCCCATCCGGGGCAGCCGGATTCTGGCAGTTTTTACCCGGAACTGCCAAAGATTATGGTCTTGAAGTGAATGATGAAGTTGATGAGCGTTATCATGTGATCAAATCAACCGAAGCAGCATGCCAATACCTGAGTAAGGGTTATGAGATTTTCGGTAACTGGACTCTGGTGGCGGCATCCTATAATGCAGGAAAAAGACGCATTGCAGAAGAATTGCGGACACAAAAGGTTGACAATTATTACGATCTTTATTTGAATGAGGAGACATCCCGCTATGTGTTCCGGATCATAGCCATAAAAACCATTTTTAACATGCCGGAAGAATATGGCTTTTTCCTGGAAGAAAAAGACCTTTACCAACCAATACCAACAAAGAAAGTGCTTGTTGAAGGGGAAATTGAAGATCTTCGCATTTTTGCCGCAGACAATAACGTTACTTACCGCACGCTAAAGGAATTAAATCCCTGGTTGCGAAAACCTTTCCTGAACAATAAGGGAAAGAGTACCTACATTATTTCCCTCCCTGCCGACGGGTTCATTCCCCGATCACGTATTCCCGGCGTAAGGCCTGATTTTTTTGAACCGGATACAGCTTACCCATTCGGACCGGTAAAGAATTAA
- the rfbC gene encoding dTDP-4-dehydrorhamnose 3,5-epimerase, with translation MEFITTDIIGLLIVKPKVFEDDRGYFFESFNRNRFLNNGIDVLFDQDNESRSQKNVLRGLHFQAPPFEQGKLVRVIRGSVLDVAVDIRKDSPTYGKWSSIVLTADNKLMYWIPPGFAHGFLSLEDQTVFSYKCTNVYNKDSEGSIRWNDPDLNINWGITNPVLSGKDQEAPLFKELNSPF, from the coding sequence ATGGAATTCATCACTACCGACATCATTGGGCTGTTAATTGTTAAACCAAAGGTTTTTGAAGACGACAGGGGATATTTTTTCGAATCGTTCAACCGGAACAGATTCCTGAATAATGGGATTGATGTCTTGTTTGATCAGGACAATGAGTCCAGGTCGCAAAAAAACGTATTGCGTGGTCTGCACTTCCAGGCCCCGCCATTTGAACAAGGTAAGCTGGTGAGGGTTATCCGGGGCTCGGTATTGGATGTTGCAGTGGATATCCGGAAAGATTCCCCTACTTACGGAAAGTGGAGCTCGATAGTACTTACCGCCGATAATAAACTGATGTACTGGATACCCCCTGGTTTTGCCCATGGATTCCTTTCCCTGGAGGACCAGACGGTTTTTTCCTATAAATGCACCAATGTGTATAACAAGGATTCGGAAGGCAGTATCCGTTGGAACGATCCCGACCTGAACATCAATTGGGGAATCACAAACCCCGTTTTGTCAGGTAAAGACCAGGAAGCACCTCTTTTCAAGGAATTGAATTCCCCGTTTTAA
- the lpdA gene encoding dihydrolipoyl dehydrogenase, translating into MDFDLIVIGSGPGGYVAAIRASQLGMKTAVVEKAELGGVCLNWGCIPTKALLKSAQVLEYAMHAQDFGVKIDGSVKADFEGMVKRSRDIAAGMSKGIQFLFGKNKIEHIAGFGKVLPGRKVEVTLSDGSKKVFSAKNILIATGARSRILPNLPIDGKKIIGYREAMTLPKLPESMVIVGSGAIGSEFAYFYNAVGTKVTLVELLPNIVPLEDEEVSKQLERSFKKSGIKVMTNASVESVDTKSDKCKVTIKTKKGEEVIEADIVLSAVGIATNLEGLGLEETGITTEKGKVKVDDFYRTNVEGYYAIGDIVHGPALAHVASHEGITCVEKMAGLNPDPMDYGNIPACTYTHPEIASVGMTEAQAKEAGYEIKVGKFPYTASGKASAAGAKEGFVKVIFDAKYGEWLGCHMIGENVTEMIAEAVVARKLETTGEEIIKSVHPHPTMSEAVMEAVAAAYGEVIHI; encoded by the coding sequence ATGGATTTTGACCTTATTGTTATCGGGAGTGGTCCCGGAGGTTATGTGGCTGCCATTAGGGCCAGCCAGCTTGGGATGAAAACCGCTGTAGTGGAAAAAGCAGAATTGGGTGGTGTTTGCCTGAACTGGGGATGTATCCCTACAAAAGCCTTGTTAAAGAGCGCCCAGGTTTTGGAATATGCCATGCATGCCCAGGATTTTGGCGTGAAGATCGATGGTTCGGTGAAGGCCGATTTCGAAGGCATGGTGAAAAGAAGCCGAGATATTGCTGCCGGAATGAGCAAAGGAATACAGTTTTTATTTGGTAAAAACAAAATAGAACATATAGCAGGATTTGGCAAGGTTCTCCCCGGTCGTAAAGTAGAAGTGACCCTGTCTGATGGAAGTAAAAAGGTATTTAGCGCAAAAAATATATTGATCGCAACGGGCGCACGCTCAAGAATATTACCCAACCTGCCCATCGATGGCAAGAAGATCATTGGATACCGGGAGGCCATGACATTGCCTAAACTACCTGAATCTATGGTTATTGTTGGTTCCGGTGCTATCGGTTCCGAATTTGCTTATTTCTATAATGCCGTAGGTACAAAAGTCACACTGGTTGAGCTCCTCCCCAACATTGTGCCCCTGGAAGATGAAGAGGTATCCAAACAGCTTGAGCGTTCCTTCAAAAAATCCGGGATCAAGGTTATGACCAATGCATCTGTGGAGTCAGTCGATACCAAATCGGATAAGTGTAAGGTAACCATAAAGACAAAAAAAGGCGAGGAGGTTATTGAGGCTGATATCGTTTTATCCGCTGTAGGCATTGCCACCAACCTGGAGGGATTAGGCCTTGAGGAAACAGGAATCACAACCGAAAAAGGCAAGGTTAAGGTGGACGATTTTTATCGCACAAATGTGGAAGGGTATTATGCCATTGGAGATATTGTTCACGGACCCGCACTGGCACATGTGGCCTCCCATGAGGGGATCACCTGTGTTGAAAAGATGGCCGGGCTCAACCCCGATCCGATGGATTATGGAAATATTCCGGCCTGTACCTATACCCATCCTGAAATAGCTTCTGTTGGGATGACGGAAGCTCAGGCCAAAGAAGCCGGTTATGAGATCAAGGTGGGGAAATTCCCATATACGGCTTCCGGGAAAGCCAGCGCAGCCGGTGCAAAGGAAGGTTTCGTAAAAGTGATCTTTGATGCCAAATACGGTGAATGGCTGGGTTGCCACATGATAGGGGAAAACGTGACAGAGATGATTGCCGAAGCCGTTGTTGCCAGGAAGCTTGAGACAACAGGTGAAGAGATCATTAAATCGGTACATCCCCACCCGACTATGTCGGAAGCCGTGATGGAAGCCGTTGCAGCAGCCTACGGAGAAGTTATTCACATTTAA
- a CDS encoding C1 family peptidase has translation MKRILILFLLLPALYSFSQDGSIDEATLQKIRSSFTANGETRALMNAISSNDIKKLAINRSNLGKVTPYFSHKIDIKGISDQKSSGRCWLFTGLNMLRIKVIEKYKLEDFEFSQNYSFFWDQLEKSNLFLETILATADKPMDDKTVEWLFRNPIGDGGQWTGVVDIVDKYGLVPAEAMPESQNSENTSMMSRLLRRKLREDGLKLRLIRQTEANENVIQDMKTRMLSDIYRILALSLGEPPQKFIWQYKDADGNISKATEYTPLSFYSEVLDVNLKDYVMLMNDPTRDYYKVYEIEYDRHILEGGNWKYINLPVDEIKNFAAASIKDNEPLYFSCDVGKQLNSEDGLLDIHNYDYGDMFGVTFGLDKAQRISTFESGSSHGMSLIGVNIIENGSIDKWLLENSWGEKGQKGLLVMTDEWFDEYMFRLVVHQKYMDQKTLDILKTEPVLLPPWDPMFAPEN, from the coding sequence ATGAAAAGAATATTGATTCTCTTCCTGCTTCTGCCAGCCTTATACTCATTTAGCCAGGATGGAAGCATTGATGAAGCCACGCTGCAAAAGATCCGGTCATCATTTACAGCTAACGGGGAAACCAGAGCGCTGATGAATGCAATCAGCAGCAACGACATTAAGAAACTGGCAATTAATCGGTCAAATTTAGGAAAGGTCACACCCTATTTCTCTCACAAGATAGACATTAAAGGTATCAGTGACCAGAAATCATCGGGCAGGTGCTGGCTTTTCACCGGCCTCAACATGTTGCGGATTAAGGTGATTGAAAAATACAAGCTGGAAGACTTTGAGTTCTCTCAAAACTATTCCTTTTTCTGGGACCAGCTTGAAAAATCCAACCTCTTCCTGGAAACAATACTTGCCACTGCCGATAAGCCTATGGATGATAAAACAGTAGAATGGCTATTCAGGAATCCGATTGGTGATGGCGGTCAATGGACGGGAGTGGTCGATATTGTAGATAAATACGGGCTCGTACCCGCAGAAGCCATGCCGGAAAGCCAGAACAGCGAAAACACATCCATGATGTCGAGACTGTTGAGACGCAAATTACGGGAAGATGGACTAAAACTCAGATTGATCAGGCAAACGGAAGCCAATGAAAATGTTATCCAGGATATGAAAACCCGGATGCTCTCCGATATTTACCGTATTCTGGCCCTGTCGCTCGGAGAACCTCCGCAAAAATTCATCTGGCAATACAAAGATGCCGACGGAAACATAAGCAAAGCAACTGAATACACACCTTTGTCGTTTTACAGTGAAGTTCTTGATGTTAACCTCAAGGACTATGTGATGCTAATGAACGACCCAACCCGGGATTATTACAAGGTATATGAAATTGAATACGATCGTCACATCCTGGAAGGAGGAAACTGGAAATATATAAATCTTCCGGTAGACGAAATCAAAAACTTTGCAGCCGCTTCCATTAAAGATAATGAACCCCTGTATTTTTCCTGTGATGTAGGAAAGCAACTGAACAGCGAAGACGGGCTGCTTGACATCCATAATTATGATTACGGTGATATGTTTGGAGTAACTTTCGGTTTGGACAAAGCTCAGAGGATCAGTACTTTTGAGAGCGGTTCATCCCATGGCATGAGCCTTATCGGAGTAAATATCATCGAAAACGGGAGTATCGACAAATGGTTACTGGAAAACAGCTGGGGTGAGAAAGGGCAGAAAGGATTGCTGGTGATGACCGATGAATGGTTTGATGAGTATATGTTCAGGCTGGTAGTCCATCAAAAATACATGGATCAGAAAACCCTCGATATTCTGAAGACTGAACCGGTATTGCTTCCACCCTGGGATCCGATGTTCGCACCGGAGAATTAA